The following coding sequences are from one bacterium window:
- a CDS encoding adenine phosphoribosyltransferase has product MNLRECIRDVPDFPKPGILFKDITTLLKDRAAFKHVIDTLAEHYSKQTVDQIVGIESRGFIFGSALAYQLGTGFVPVRKPNKLPAVKQRMEYSLEYGTDCVEIHSDALEPGQSALIIDDLLATGGTAAATAALIEKLGARVAGLGFLIELSFLNGRDRLSGYEIHSLIQY; this is encoded by the coding sequence ATGAATTTAAGAGAGTGCATCAGGGATGTCCCTGACTTTCCAAAACCGGGAATCCTGTTCAAAGACATTACTACTTTATTAAAAGATAGGGCGGCATTCAAACATGTCATCGATACTCTAGCAGAACATTACAGCAAACAAACCGTTGATCAGATTGTAGGGATTGAGTCGCGTGGATTCATTTTTGGCTCAGCGTTGGCTTACCAGCTTGGGACCGGTTTTGTGCCGGTCCGAAAACCGAACAAATTGCCCGCCGTGAAACAACGAATGGAGTATTCGCTCGAATACGGAACCGATTGCGTAGAGATCCATTCCGATGCGCTGGAACCGGGACAAAGCGCGCTCATCATCGATGATTTACTTGCCACTGGCGGAACAGCCGCAGCAACAGCTGCGCTTATTGAAAAACTGGGCGCGCGCGTAGCGGGTCTGGGTTTCCTTATTGAACTTTCCTTTCTGAATGGCAGAGACCGGCTGTCCGGCTACGAGATTCACTCACTGATCCAGTACTGA
- a CDS encoding peptidylprolyl isomerase, with amino-acid sequence MSNRTAVIETNLGTIEFELLEQDAPKTTENFILLAQRGFYNGVIFHRVIQSFMIQGGDPTGTGRGGESAWGGRFNDEINRSSDLYKTGYKRGTVAMANAGPNTNGSQFFIMHKDNPLPPSYTIFGKVTTGQDVVDAIATTATDASDKPKSSVTMNKVTIL; translated from the coding sequence ATGAGCAATCGCACAGCTGTTATTGAAACAAACCTCGGTACGATCGAGTTCGAACTATTAGAACAGGACGCGCCGAAGACAACGGAAAACTTTATTCTCCTCGCGCAAAGAGGTTTTTACAACGGTGTAATTTTCCATCGCGTGATTCAGAGTTTTATGATTCAGGGTGGTGATCCGACCGGTACAGGCCGCGGCGGGGAATCCGCATGGGGTGGACGCTTCAACGATGAAATCAATCGCTCTTCCGATTTGTATAAAACGGGCTACAAACGAGGCACGGTTGCGATGGCAAATGCAGGCCCGAATACGAACGGCTCGCAGTTTTTCATCATGCATAAAGACAATCCGCTGCCGCCAAGCTATACGATTTTTGGAAAGGTTACCACTGGTCAGGATGTGGTGGACGCGATCGCAACCACTGCCACGGATGCAAGCGACAAGCCGAAATCCAGCGTGACCATGAACAAAGTCACGATCCTGTAA
- a CDS encoding amidohydrolase family protein, with product MRKFWLTLGVLFMANFVRSETIAVRSHWMIDVDTGTIVENPVILIQQNKITEVGTEASIKIPEGATVIDLTNMYLLPGLIDAHVHLAWAQQGATGVVGSDNAEKTLLAGFTTVRNPGSTGKTDLILRDAIEEGKAIGPRMFVSGPALGAKEGVCDQVFAGEAVVHSPQDAMHIIVNLAKQKVNFIKFCAGGQVIPSDQDISAKELEDSIVQTIVFEARKLGLKVAAHAQGPDAILQAVSAGVNSIEHGGMINEEAATAMKKHKAFLVPTLYRLDWILENAQNTGAKPEVIERLQTARTKVHDNIRMAIAAGVPIAFGTDATVYPHGLNAREFSVLVELGMTPLQAIQSASTAAANLLGWEDKIGRIRPGCFADLIALPSNPLKDVKALENVQFVMKEGKVYRRP from the coding sequence ATGCGAAAGTTTTGGCTGACTCTGGGTGTTCTTTTTATGGCAAATTTTGTACGGAGCGAAACCATAGCAGTGCGCTCACATTGGATGATCGATGTGGACACAGGGACGATCGTAGAAAATCCTGTTATTTTGATTCAGCAAAACAAAATAACTGAAGTTGGCACAGAAGCTTCAATAAAAATTCCGGAAGGCGCAACCGTGATCGATCTGACGAACATGTATTTGCTTCCGGGCTTGATTGACGCACACGTGCACCTCGCATGGGCGCAACAGGGCGCGACCGGTGTTGTGGGTTCGGACAACGCAGAGAAAACTTTGTTAGCTGGTTTCACAACAGTTCGCAATCCGGGCTCCACAGGCAAGACGGATCTGATTTTGCGCGATGCCATTGAAGAGGGAAAGGCAATTGGTCCGCGAATGTTTGTGTCCGGACCTGCCCTCGGAGCAAAAGAGGGTGTTTGCGATCAAGTTTTTGCCGGTGAAGCCGTGGTTCATTCTCCGCAGGATGCGATGCACATCATCGTAAACCTGGCAAAACAAAAGGTCAACTTCATCAAATTCTGCGCGGGTGGTCAGGTCATTCCTTCTGATCAGGATATTTCCGCAAAAGAGCTGGAGGATTCCATTGTTCAAACGATTGTTTTTGAGGCACGCAAACTGGGATTAAAAGTTGCGGCTCACGCTCAAGGACCGGACGCCATCCTGCAAGCAGTTTCCGCTGGAGTAAACTCGATTGAACATGGTGGAATGATCAATGAAGAAGCCGCCACAGCCATGAAAAAGCACAAAGCTTTTCTTGTCCCGACTCTGTATCGTCTCGATTGGATATTGGAAAACGCACAGAACACAGGAGCGAAACCGGAGGTCATCGAAAGATTGCAGACCGCGCGAACGAAAGTTCACGACAACATCCGAATGGCAATTGCCGCCGGTGTACCTATCGCATTTGGAACAGATGCAACCGTCTACCCACACGGATTGAATGCGCGTGAGTTTTCTGTGCTCGTGGAACTCGGAATGACACCCCTTCAGGCAATTCAAAGCGCTTCAACTGCAGCCGCCAATCTGCTGGGCTGGGAGGACAAAATCGGACGAATCCGCCCAGGCTGTTTTGCTGATCTTATCGCACTTCCATCCAACCCCCTGAAAGATGTAAAAGCCCTTGAAAACGTCCAGTTCGTGATGAAAGAGGGAAAGGTTTATCGCCGTCCTTGA
- a CDS encoding M3 family metallopeptidase has protein sequence MAVKSRYYELRTEESVYATYLLILLLLITTTVFAADEFKSIPDEVAAKYHWDLAKNFYPSEAEWKKDLTEANNLAEDIQKYKEKVASSGPLLYELAQKLERLNLLTQKVYVYRYLQYSIDTKLEAQLTEADQAVSEIGAKVAFVNTELRRISEQDLEKLISQEPKLARYRFYLQQNTRYKPHTLSSEEEELLASLSPDLFSWQAQIFQKLIDRTRFSEMKGEGGKLNIYRDRQVLSKDTVRTIRKDAALKLYEEYSGNADLFGFAFIKQAKTANSVAKLRNFKDAFESSLFDAYLTNEQVESFFKAIEKHASVMKRYVELRKSRIKAISGIDPVEPWDMEVIPKDYKRPRFTIAQTTEILKNALAFHGPEYSADLAQLMDPNNRRLDIVKGENRRPGAFAYGIYGSPLVFYSFVFHGFVDDVQIMGHEAGHVVHYDLIAQNKVPYVYADGATYFTESFAMLNEFVTLDYLFNQATDKADKIFYLEEWLSVALRRFFDIVMRSEFEYTAYKKIHANELTEAEQLHELWKQEGIKYVGEHYEKHDFLKYNWSFTPHYFSSPRYYINYLFANLMAISYYQRHNNDPQFDQKYLELMKSGFPDTPVNLLQKHLNLNPFEPAAVQDAMRIFEAKLSELEKLYAK, from the coding sequence ATGGCGGTTAAAAGTCGATACTACGAGCTAAGAACGGAGGAGAGTGTGTACGCAACTTATCTACTGATCTTATTACTATTGATTACTACGACCGTATTTGCCGCGGACGAATTCAAATCGATTCCAGATGAAGTCGCGGCAAAATATCATTGGGACCTCGCCAAGAATTTCTATCCATCCGAAGCCGAATGGAAAAAGGATCTCACAGAAGCGAACAACCTCGCAGAAGATATCCAGAAATACAAAGAAAAAGTTGCTTCCTCCGGCCCCCTTCTTTATGAGCTTGCGCAAAAATTGGAGCGTCTCAATCTCTTAACGCAGAAGGTTTACGTTTATCGCTATCTTCAATACTCCATCGATACAAAATTGGAAGCTCAATTGACCGAAGCCGACCAGGCTGTCTCTGAAATCGGCGCAAAAGTTGCTTTTGTAAACACAGAGCTCCGTAGAATCTCAGAACAGGACCTGGAAAAGTTGATTTCGCAGGAGCCGAAACTCGCCCGCTACCGTTTCTATCTGCAACAAAACACGCGTTATAAACCACACACATTGAGCTCCGAAGAAGAAGAGTTGCTCGCCTCTCTCTCTCCTGATCTTTTTTCCTGGCAGGCTCAGATATTTCAAAAACTGATCGATCGTACGCGTTTCTCAGAAATGAAAGGGGAAGGCGGAAAACTGAATATTTATCGTGACCGCCAGGTGCTGAGTAAAGACACGGTTAGGACCATAAGAAAAGATGCAGCGCTCAAGCTGTACGAGGAATACTCAGGCAACGCAGACCTTTTCGGTTTTGCTTTCATCAAACAAGCCAAAACTGCCAATTCCGTCGCAAAGCTTAGAAACTTCAAAGATGCTTTCGAAAGTTCCCTTTTTGATGCCTATTTGACCAACGAACAGGTGGAATCCTTTTTCAAAGCAATCGAAAAACACGCGTCTGTGATGAAACGATATGTTGAACTTCGCAAAAGCCGCATTAAAGCCATATCCGGTATTGATCCGGTGGAGCCGTGGGATATGGAAGTGATTCCTAAAGATTACAAGCGCCCGCGGTTCACGATCGCGCAAACCACGGAGATCCTGAAGAATGCGCTTGCTTTTCATGGTCCGGAGTATTCAGCAGATCTCGCCCAGTTGATGGATCCAAACAACAGAAGATTGGATATTGTGAAAGGAGAAAATCGCAGGCCGGGAGCCTTTGCGTATGGTATTTACGGTTCCCCGCTTGTGTTCTATTCGTTTGTGTTTCACGGATTCGTTGACGATGTGCAGATAATGGGACATGAAGCAGGCCATGTGGTCCATTACGATTTAATCGCGCAGAATAAAGTTCCTTACGTTTATGCGGATGGCGCAACCTATTTCACGGAAAGCTTCGCGATGCTGAACGAATTTGTCACTCTCGATTACCTGTTCAATCAAGCTACCGACAAAGCAGATAAGATCTTCTATCTCGAAGAATGGCTGTCCGTTGCACTGCGGCGCTTCTTCGACATCGTGATGCGCTCCGAATTCGAATACACCGCTTACAAGAAAATTCATGCGAATGAACTGACGGAAGCTGAGCAGCTACATGAGCTCTGGAAACAGGAAGGGATCAAGTATGTCGGAGAACATTACGAAAAGCATGATTTCCTGAAATACAACTGGAGTTTTACTCCGCACTATTTTTCGAGCCCACGCTATTACATCAACTATTTGTTTGCGAATCTGATGGCGATCAGCTATTACCAGCGTCACAATAACGATCCGCAATTCGATCAGAAGTATCTCGAGTTAATGAAGAGCGGCTTTCCAGACACGCCGGTAAATTTGCTTCAAAAGCATTTGAATCTGAATCCTTTTGAGCCGGCTGCAGTTCAGGATGCCATGCGGATCTTCGAAGCAAAACTCTCCGAGCTGGAAAAATTGTACGCAAAGTAG
- a CDS encoding glycoside hydrolase, whose product MLKRFSSITFVQVFLIPAIAILCAWYIFAGLAHAATMPASGTISPTDPTITYTGGPFALSYPYIELTGDDPPACAADTNCGEFALTVDIPQTDFNTYLVKLKVAWTNSGTTTRGKSASDYDVYVYSPDNLTGSQTSSAASQDNPEETTFEVVSGLYTIYVVPFDVSPTVPFNATVTLVRVGPWPPLEGTTPVPPGTPRFFNYAAPPGLADDAGEPTLGINWNTEKIFGGIPNGGTVNFFGGFLPHMLRVIFDDTTSPATVTWETAPLTLANAPRVFGDPILFTDPVKGRTFVSQLIGLTPLGSTTEWTDDDGRTGFLPSEGSGLPSNIDHQTFGGGPFHEPIPTGVNPLYGHAVYYCSQSVAEAGCSLSVDGGITFLPFVPMYTSADCAGLHGHIKVGPDGTVYVPNKGCGPEGEGQLDDPLFHANGRQAVIVSEDNGLTWDIRMVPTADTSSERDPSVAVARDSKTLYFAYQAKNGHQHVAVSHDKGLTWPAELDVDVGAQLGIENSQFPAAVAGDPERAAVAFFGTKTPGTDYDQAAFSGVWYLYVATTLDGGKTWVTQNVTPGDPIQRGGICDSGGCRNLLDFFDAGIDKEGRVLIAYDDGCISEGCISGQRSYGMNASNDFTARAVIARQASGKRMFPEFDFMAGDDINPAPPPPPPPHATSCDGNVATDAAGDAVHPLLSSNGGNRDQVDITGLSFGLSEDKQNMVTTITLKNLSTTPITGSSGTFYYAVWTRGQKNADGSVAGRTYATRVEISANNGTIFRFGPFDPSNDAFITSEVVTGSVTPGENGTVKVNVPLVKLGNPTIPVTDLTSVPAVIEPYALTIILEVALRFVQPADRAPNPGSFGANWAVCLAPTVVCMEDDDPSISYSDGWHLVSDSDASGGHFRLHAGKSPSHSASANFVVAAGQTGKITYYYATSPKGGTAEIFLDGVSKGTISYLGSAGSTRDPAFGSKVEFANLAAGAHILEIKNMKDAVYVDRFCLESATSSGSPATGPGQTTSDSNNLNAGQEATSIVNVGSNATAISVVAETSTNLPIKVLLIDPSGSVLNTADNTSGFVVISAPVSQSGAYVVKVVNLNLGPVAVWSAITPTLRR is encoded by the coding sequence ATGTTAAAGCGATTTTCCAGCATCACTTTTGTGCAAGTGTTTCTTATCCCGGCCATAGCAATCCTTTGTGCTTGGTATATTTTTGCGGGCTTGGCTCATGCGGCGACGATGCCGGCGAGCGGCACAATCTCACCGACAGATCCCACCATCACATACACCGGAGGGCCCTTCGCTTTGTCGTATCCTTATATCGAACTGACGGGCGATGATCCACCTGCTTGTGCGGCAGACACAAATTGCGGCGAGTTTGCATTAACGGTTGATATTCCGCAAACGGATTTCAACACTTACCTGGTTAAACTGAAGGTTGCATGGACCAATAGCGGGACAACGACACGTGGTAAGAGCGCCTCCGATTACGACGTATACGTTTATTCGCCCGACAACTTGACCGGCTCACAAACATCGAGTGCGGCAAGTCAGGATAATCCGGAAGAGACGACGTTCGAGGTTGTCAGCGGGCTCTACACAATCTATGTAGTTCCATTTGACGTGTCTCCCACAGTGCCTTTCAATGCAACCGTCACGCTGGTTAGAGTCGGGCCATGGCCTCCACTAGAAGGCACGACGCCTGTTCCTCCGGGCACACCGCGTTTTTTTAATTACGCTGCGCCTCCCGGATTGGCGGATGACGCCGGCGAACCCACGCTTGGTATCAACTGGAATACCGAGAAAATTTTTGGTGGCATTCCAAACGGCGGAACGGTAAATTTCTTTGGCGGCTTCCTCCCTCACATGCTTCGAGTGATCTTCGATGACACAACCTCACCCGCTACAGTTACATGGGAGACTGCACCACTCACTTTAGCAAACGCTCCACGGGTTTTTGGCGATCCTATTCTGTTTACAGATCCCGTGAAGGGTCGGACATTCGTGTCCCAATTGATCGGTCTTACACCATTAGGAAGCACGACAGAGTGGACAGATGATGACGGCCGCACGGGTTTCCTGCCTAGCGAAGGATCCGGTTTGCCGTCAAACATAGACCACCAGACTTTTGGCGGTGGCCCGTTCCATGAGCCGATCCCTACAGGAGTGAACCCGTTGTATGGGCATGCGGTCTACTATTGTTCGCAGAGTGTGGCAGAAGCCGGTTGCTCCCTTAGCGTAGATGGCGGAATCACGTTCCTGCCATTCGTTCCGATGTACACTTCCGCTGATTGTGCCGGCTTGCATGGACATATAAAGGTAGGTCCAGATGGAACCGTCTATGTACCGAACAAGGGTTGCGGTCCGGAAGGAGAAGGACAGCTGGACGATCCTCTTTTTCACGCAAACGGCAGGCAGGCTGTCATTGTATCGGAAGATAACGGCCTGACATGGGACATCCGTATGGTTCCAACGGCCGATACCTCCAGCGAGCGCGACCCATCTGTGGCAGTAGCGCGTGATTCAAAAACTCTCTATTTTGCGTATCAAGCAAAGAACGGGCATCAACACGTTGCTGTTTCGCATGACAAGGGTCTCACCTGGCCGGCAGAACTCGATGTCGATGTAGGGGCACAGTTAGGAATTGAGAACAGTCAATTTCCTGCTGCAGTTGCTGGAGATCCAGAGAGGGCAGCGGTCGCCTTCTTTGGCACCAAAACTCCCGGCACAGACTATGATCAGGCAGCCTTTTCCGGTGTGTGGTATCTATATGTCGCTACCACACTTGACGGAGGCAAAACCTGGGTCACCCAAAATGTGACTCCGGGCGATCCGATCCAGCGCGGCGGTATTTGCGATAGCGGCGGATGCCGCAACTTACTCGATTTTTTTGATGCAGGCATTGATAAAGAAGGGCGTGTGTTAATCGCTTATGATGATGGCTGCATCAGCGAAGGCTGCATTTCCGGGCAGAGATCCTATGGCATGAATGCGTCGAACGACTTTACAGCAAGAGCAGTTATTGCAAGACAGGCCAGCGGAAAACGGATGTTCCCCGAGTTTGATTTTATGGCCGGTGATGATATCAATCCCGCTCCTCCGCCGCCACCGCCTCCGCACGCGACTTCCTGTGACGGTAATGTCGCAACAGACGCGGCCGGGGACGCGGTTCATCCTCTTCTAAGCTCGAACGGCGGCAACAGAGACCAAGTAGATATCACTGGATTATCCTTTGGCCTGAGCGAAGATAAACAAAACATGGTTACAACCATCACTCTCAAGAATCTATCGACAACTCCAATCACGGGGTCAAGCGGCACGTTCTATTACGCCGTGTGGACTCGCGGTCAGAAGAACGCTGATGGCAGTGTCGCTGGACGCACGTATGCGACCCGTGTTGAAATTAGCGCGAACAATGGAACGATTTTTAGATTCGGGCCATTTGATCCGAGCAATGACGCATTTATCACCTCAGAAGTTGTGACCGGCTCCGTCACTCCCGGTGAGAATGGCACGGTAAAAGTGAATGTTCCGCTCGTAAAACTCGGCAATCCAACAATCCCGGTTACTGATCTGACTTCAGTGCCGGCGGTGATCGAGCCGTATGCGCTGACCATAATTTTAGAGGTCGCTCTCCGTTTTGTGCAGCCGGCTGATCGCGCACCGAATCCGGGATCATTCGGCGCAAATTGGGCAGTCTGTCTGGCTCCAACCGTGGTTTGCATGGAGGACGATGACCCATCAATCAGTTACTCCGACGGTTGGCATCTGGTTAGCGACTCTGATGCAAGTGGCGGTCACTTCCGTCTGCATGCCGGCAAATCACCTTCGCATTCTGCGAGCGCCAACTTCGTAGTGGCTGCGGGCCAAACAGGTAAGATCACCTACTATTACGCAACGAGTCCGAAAGGCGGAACGGCCGAAATATTCCTGGATGGTGTTTCTAAGGGTACCATCAGCTACTTGGGTTCAGCAGGTTCAACCAGAGATCCGGCATTCGGATCAAAGGTCGAGTTCGCAAATCTGGCGGCTGGTGCGCATATCCTGGAAATCAAAAACATGAAGGATGCTGTCTATGTGGACCGCTTCTGTCTGGAAAGCGCAACCTCAAGCGGTAGTCCTGCCACCGGCCCCGGACAAACAACATCAGACAGCAACAACCTGAATGCAGGCCAGGAGGCTACCAGCATCGTGAATGTCGGATCGAATGCAACGGCGATCTCAGTTGTCGCGGAAACAAGCACGAACCTTCCGATTAAAGTGCTTCTCATTGATCCGAGCGGTTCCGTTCTAAATACTGCTGATAACACTTCCGGTTTTGTTGTTATCAGTGCTCCGGTTTCTCAGTCAGGGGCATATGTAGTCAAAGTCGTTAATTTGAACCTTGGTCCCGTGGCGGTCTGGAGTGCGATTACACCGACTTTAAGGCGCTAA